The nucleotide window AAAATGTATAATAAGATCAATGGGATATAGGTGCTTAAAGTAATTCTTGGAAGAAAAAAAGAAAAAATGAATAGAATTATAAGGAGGTAAAATATGTTCAAGAAAAATTTAATTTTAACTTTTTATGCACAAACACCTGTTCATATGGGTTCAGGAGTTAGTGTAAGTTATGTAGATAACCCAATTCAGAGAGAAAAACATACTGATTTTCCAATACTTGCTTCAAGTGGAATAAAAGGAGTAATAAGAGAATTAGCATTAAGGATTTGGAATAACGAAGAAAAAGTCAATGTGATTTTCGGTCCGGAAAAAGGCGGAGAAGAATACGCCTCCTGTATTAGTCTTACTGATGCCAAAATTTTGTTATATCCTGTCCGCTCTGTTAAAGGAGTTTTTGCATATATTACCTGCCCTTATGTTTTAAATAGATTCAAAAATGAACTGAAAAGTATCGGGATAAATGAATTACCTCAAATTCCATTATTAACAAAAGAAGATAATAAAGAAAAAATTTTAGTATGCTCTAATTCAGAATTAAAAATTGATAATAATAAAGTTGTGCTTGAAGAGTTTGTTTTTGATATTGATAATTCCCAAAAAATTAATAACATTGATGATTTAGTGAAAAAAATCTCTTATTATTTACCAGATGAGGTAAGTTCAAACTTAGATAAACATTTTGCTATTGTTTCTGATGATGTTTTTAAGGATTTTGTAAAATATGCAGTTGAAATAAGGACAAGGATAAGAATTGATCAAACAACAGGAACGGTTGCAGAAGGTGCTTTATTTACTATTGAACTTGTGCCTTCTGAAAGTGTCTTTTATGAATTTTTATTTATAAATGATCCATATAAAAAAGAACACGATAAAATTAAAGATGCTGAGAGTGTGGCTCATGAAATGAAAAATCTTTTAAATAATACCATTATCCAACTTGGCGGTGATGAAACACTTGGAATGGGATTGATGAAAGTAAAGGTTTATGAAAAAGGTGTTGAAGGAAATAAATAATATAATTAAGAGGTTAAAAGAGCATCCCAAGGTGGTGGCAGTTTATATTTTTGGTTCTTATGCAAAAGGTTACAAAAATATAAATTCAGATATTGATATTGCTGTGATAATGAAAGATATTTCTTTTGAAGATGAAGCCGAAATTG belongs to candidate division WOR-3 bacterium and includes:
- the cmr4 gene encoding type III-B CRISPR module RAMP protein Cmr4, with amino-acid sequence MFKKNLILTFYAQTPVHMGSGVSVSYVDNPIQREKHTDFPILASSGIKGVIRELALRIWNNEEKVNVIFGPEKGGEEYASCISLTDAKILLYPVRSVKGVFAYITCPYVLNRFKNELKSIGINELPQIPLLTKEDNKEKILVCSNSELKIDNNKVVLEEFVFDIDNSQKINNIDDLVKKISYYLPDEVSSNLDKHFAIVSDDVFKDFVKYAVEIRTRIRIDQTTGTVAEGALFTIELVPSESVFYEFLFINDPYKKEHDKIKDAESVAHEMKNLLNNTIIQLGGDETLGMGLMKVKVYEKGVEGNK